A genomic segment from Streptomyces sp. NBC_00654 encodes:
- a CDS encoding DinB family protein codes for MTSVNRIGPPRFGSERDMLRAFLDYHRATLAMKCEGLTDEELRQQPMPPSALSLLGLVRHMAEVERAWFRRVFEDNDAPMVWSDKIDFQAAYDASASTRDEAFVAWDAEVENSRRIEREAESLDQAGYQPRWGEEVSLRMVMVHVLLEYGRHNGHADLLREGVDGTVGA; via the coding sequence ATGACCAGCGTCAATCGCATAGGACCGCCCCGTTTTGGCAGCGAACGCGACATGCTGCGGGCTTTCCTCGACTACCACCGCGCAACTCTCGCCATGAAGTGCGAAGGGCTCACCGACGAGGAGCTGCGGCAGCAGCCGATGCCGCCGTCCGCGCTTTCGCTGCTCGGTCTGGTGCGGCACATGGCGGAGGTGGAGCGTGCTTGGTTCCGTCGAGTGTTCGAGGACAATGACGCGCCCATGGTCTGGTCCGACAAGATCGACTTTCAGGCAGCGTACGACGCGAGTGCGTCGACCAGGGACGAGGCGTTCGTGGCCTGGGATGCCGAGGTGGAGAACTCGCGCCGTATCGAGCGGGAGGCTGAGTCCCTGGACCAGGCCGGGTATCAGCCACGATGGGGCGAGGAGGTGTCGCTGCGGATGGTGATGGTGCACGTGCTTCTGGAGTACGGCCGCCACAACGGGCACGCGGACCTTCTGCGTGAAGGTGTCGATGGGACCGTGGGCGCCTGA
- a CDS encoding IS1182 family transposase — protein sequence MQGEWAGDTVGPDVWETCRELIPAGSVFAFLAEHREVLFPPGMFADMYPSSNGRPSLPPQVLAATVVLQSLQGLSDFETVQELRCDLRWKAACGLGLYDTAFDPSLLTYFRRRLRRSADPMRIFTKVREVVAATGVLKGRQRRALDSTVLDDAVATQDTVTQIISAVRRVIREVPGAGEVAAEHCRAHDYTDPGKPRIAWDDETARATLVDALVTDAHLLLGHLPEQNLGEKAANAVGLLALVAGQDVEPAEDSDGRDGRWRIAKRTVADRTVSTVDPDARHIHKNRTRHQEGFKGHVSFEPETGLFTAVALTSGYGPDNHEAAVAAGLLADEDGELTVLGDSAYGTGDLRARLHAEGHTLVIKPPPMRQAVPGGFTIDDFRIDAAADTATCPAGHAANLGQVKADGARTAQFKRLCTDCPLRERCTTSKTGRTLNVHPQYDLLAAARAQATTDVAWQDEYRRWRPPVERAMAWLVAKGNRRVPYRGVITNNIWLHHRAAALNLRRLISLGLIRTGNTWHLVPATA from the coding sequence ATGCAGGGGGAATGGGCCGGGGACACGGTCGGGCCGGATGTGTGGGAGACCTGCCGGGAGTTGATCCCGGCAGGCAGTGTGTTCGCGTTCCTGGCTGAACATCGTGAGGTGCTGTTCCCGCCGGGGATGTTCGCGGACATGTATCCGTCGTCCAACGGCCGTCCGAGTCTGCCGCCGCAGGTGCTGGCCGCGACGGTGGTGCTGCAGAGCCTGCAGGGGCTTTCGGACTTCGAGACGGTCCAGGAGCTGCGGTGTGACCTGCGGTGGAAGGCCGCCTGCGGGCTCGGCCTGTACGACACCGCGTTCGATCCGTCGCTGCTGACGTATTTCCGGCGCCGCCTGCGTCGTTCGGCCGATCCGATGCGGATCTTTACCAAGGTCAGGGAGGTCGTGGCCGCGACCGGCGTACTCAAGGGAAGGCAGCGGCGGGCGCTGGACTCCACGGTGCTCGATGACGCGGTGGCCACCCAGGACACCGTCACCCAGATCATCTCCGCCGTCCGCCGAGTGATCCGCGAGGTCCCCGGCGCCGGGGAAGTGGCTGCGGAACACTGCCGGGCGCACGACTACACCGACCCGGGCAAGCCGAGGATCGCCTGGGACGACGAGACGGCCCGCGCCACGCTGGTCGACGCGCTGGTCACTGATGCCCATCTCCTGCTCGGGCACCTGCCCGAGCAGAACCTGGGCGAGAAGGCGGCGAACGCTGTTGGCCTGCTGGCCCTGGTCGCGGGCCAGGACGTGGAACCCGCCGAGGACTCCGACGGACGCGACGGACGCTGGCGCATCGCCAAGCGCACGGTGGCCGACCGGACCGTGTCCACCGTCGACCCCGACGCACGGCACATCCACAAAAACCGCACCCGTCACCAGGAGGGCTTCAAAGGACATGTCTCCTTCGAGCCGGAGACCGGCCTGTTCACCGCAGTCGCCCTCACCAGTGGCTACGGCCCCGACAACCACGAGGCCGCCGTCGCCGCCGGTCTGCTCGCCGACGAAGACGGCGAGTTAACCGTGCTTGGCGACTCCGCCTACGGCACCGGCGACCTGCGCGCTCGGCTGCACGCGGAGGGCCACACCCTGGTGATCAAACCGCCGCCGATGCGGCAGGCCGTCCCCGGCGGCTTCACCATCGACGACTTCCGCATCGACGCAGCGGCCGACACCGCGACCTGCCCGGCCGGACACGCCGCCAACCTCGGACAGGTCAAAGCGGACGGCGCCCGCACCGCCCAGTTCAAGCGCCTGTGCACCGACTGCCCCCTGCGGGAACGCTGCACCACCTCCAAGACCGGACGCACCCTCAACGTGCACCCCCAGTACGACCTGCTGGCCGCCGCCCGAGCCCAGGCCACCACCGACGTGGCCTGGCAGGACGAATACCGCAGATGGCGGCCGCCCGTCGAGCGGGCTATGGCCTGGCTCGTCGCCAAGGGCAACCGCCGGGTTCCCTACCGCGGCGTCATCACCAACAACATCTGGCTCCACCACCGCGCCGCCGCCCTCAATCTCCGCCGACTGATCAGCCTCGGACTCATTCGGACGGGCAACACCTGGCACCTCGTCCCAGCCACCGCATAG
- the panD gene encoding aspartate 1-decarboxylase, with product MLRTMFKSKIHRATVTQADLHYVGSVTIDGELMEAADLLPGELVHIVDIDNGARLETYVIEGERGSGVIGINGAAAHLVHPGDLVILISYAQVDDAEARALTPRVVHVDAGNRIVALGHDASAPVPGTRTRRGPHVVPAAG from the coding sequence GTGCTGCGCACGATGTTCAAGTCCAAGATTCACCGGGCCACGGTGACCCAGGCCGACCTGCACTATGTCGGATCCGTGACCATCGACGGCGAGCTGATGGAGGCCGCCGATCTGCTGCCCGGTGAACTGGTGCATATAGTCGACATCGACAACGGTGCACGCCTGGAGACGTACGTCATCGAGGGCGAGCGCGGTTCCGGTGTCATCGGCATCAACGGGGCGGCCGCCCACCTGGTCCACCCCGGCGACCTGGTCATCCTGATCAGCTACGCACAGGTCGACGACGCCGAGGCCCGCGCGCTGACTCCACGAGTGGTCCACGTCGACGCGGGCAACCGGATCGTCGCCCTCGGTCACGACGCCTCCGCGCCCGTTCCCGGGACCCGTACCCGACGTGGCCCGCACGTGGTGCCCGCGGCAGGCTGA
- a CDS encoding GNAT family N-acetyltransferase: MAENSAVGIRDDREHGNLVAYEDGTAAGVIAYFVMEPVPGALVAVHTVVEPGHEGKGIASALVAEFYAMAAREGVPVVPLCPYAAKWAQRHPEQAPAAPAELVREAERQLTSHPELF; this comes from the coding sequence ATGGCAGAGAACTCAGCGGTCGGCATCCGGGACGACCGGGAACACGGCAACCTCGTGGCCTACGAGGACGGCACGGCCGCCGGGGTCATCGCGTACTTCGTCATGGAGCCCGTACCCGGCGCCCTCGTCGCCGTGCACACCGTCGTCGAGCCGGGCCACGAGGGCAAGGGCATCGCGAGTGCCCTCGTGGCGGAGTTCTACGCCATGGCGGCCCGTGAGGGAGTCCCCGTCGTCCCGCTCTGCCCGTACGCGGCGAAATGGGCGCAGCGCCACCCGGAGCAGGCGCCCGCCGCCCCCGCGGAGCTGGTCCGGGAGGCGGAGCGGCAGCTCACGTCGCACCCCGAGCTGTTCTGA
- a CDS encoding diaminopimelate decarboxylase — MTQTSAQSASSPPSAASAQSASSAQSASSGRAAYFADAVREAVEQGLLGEHSPVAGFIDTDGVRDSVAALRDAFAGTPGVLHTFAAKAAALIPVLRLLADCGMGCEVASPGELRLALDAGFAPSAIVLDSPVKTREEIRLALALGVAVNADSLDELRRIDELRSPDTASVLGLRVNPQVGGGSIGAMSTATATSKFGVALRDAGAREAVVRAFGERPWLTRLHAHVGSQGCPLELIAAGIGETYRLAEEINGRLGTRQITSLDIGGGLPVNFADDTVRPAYTDYVAALTEAVPGLFDGRYALVTEFGRSLLAKNGFIGALVEYTKDAGGRRVALTHAGAQTATRTVLMPDAWPLRVGAFGADGRPKEGPPLAQDIAGPCCFAGDVVAYGRELPELREGDFVVLYDTGAYYFSTPWAYNSLPRPAVHGFRAAAGDGGAGVVFAPVRDAQSLDSIAAESGLAHADALAGPGGGPARPA; from the coding sequence ATGACGCAGACATCCGCGCAGTCCGCTTCCTCCCCGCCGTCCGCCGCCTCAGCGCAGTCCGCCTCCTCAGCGCAGTCCGCCTCCTCCGGACGCGCCGCGTACTTCGCCGACGCCGTCCGCGAGGCCGTCGAGCAGGGCCTGCTGGGCGAGCACAGTCCCGTCGCGGGTTTCATCGACACCGACGGGGTACGTGATTCCGTCGCCGCGCTGCGGGACGCGTTCGCCGGGACGCCCGGTGTACTCCACACCTTCGCGGCGAAGGCCGCCGCCCTGATCCCGGTGCTGCGGCTGCTGGCCGACTGCGGGATGGGATGCGAGGTGGCGAGCCCGGGTGAGCTGAGGCTCGCCCTGGACGCCGGTTTCGCTCCCTCGGCCATCGTGCTGGACTCCCCCGTCAAGACGCGGGAGGAGATCCGGCTGGCGCTCGCGCTGGGCGTGGCCGTCAACGCCGACAGCCTGGACGAACTGCGGCGTATCGACGAACTGCGCTCCCCGGACACCGCGTCCGTCCTCGGGCTGCGGGTCAATCCGCAGGTGGGCGGTGGTTCCATCGGGGCGATGAGCACGGCGACGGCCACCTCGAAGTTCGGGGTGGCGCTGCGCGACGCGGGAGCCCGTGAGGCCGTGGTCCGGGCCTTCGGGGAACGGCCGTGGCTGACCCGGCTGCACGCCCATGTCGGTTCCCAGGGCTGCCCGTTGGAACTCATCGCGGCGGGCATCGGCGAGACGTACCGGCTGGCCGAGGAGATCAACGGGCGTCTGGGGACCCGGCAGATCACCAGCCTCGACATCGGCGGCGGGCTTCCGGTCAATTTCGCCGACGACACGGTCCGGCCGGCGTACACCGACTACGTGGCGGCCCTCACGGAGGCGGTACCGGGCCTCTTCGACGGCCGCTACGCGCTCGTCACCGAGTTCGGCCGTTCCCTGCTCGCGAAGAACGGCTTCATCGGCGCCCTGGTGGAGTACACGAAGGACGCGGGCGGACGCCGTGTCGCGCTCACCCATGCGGGTGCGCAGACCGCCACCCGTACGGTCCTGATGCCGGACGCCTGGCCGTTGCGGGTCGGCGCGTTCGGCGCGGACGGGCGCCCCAAGGAGGGACCACCGCTGGCACAGGACATCGCGGGCCCGTGCTGCTTCGCCGGGGACGTGGTGGCGTACGGCCGGGAGCTGCCGGAGTTGCGCGAGGGCGACTTCGTCGTGCTGTACGACACGGGTGCCTACTACTTCTCCACCCCGTGGGCGTACAACAGCCTGCCGCGCCCCGCCGTGCACGGCTTCCGGGCCGCCGCGGGCGACGGTGGCGCCGGGGTGGTGTTCGCCCCGGTGCGCGATGCACAGTCGCTGGACTCGATCGCGGCGGAGAGCGGTCTCGCCCACGCCGACGCGCTGGCCGGGCCCGGCGGCGGGCCTGCCCGGCCCGCCTGA